One Virgibacillus proomii DNA window includes the following coding sequences:
- the bcp gene encoding thioredoxin-dependent thiol peroxidase, whose amino-acid sequence MSVEIGKKVEDFTLPNQDGEKVSLSDFQGKHVVLYFYPKDMTPGCTTEACDFRDAHESFKELDAVIIGVSPDPAASHQKFIDKYDLPFILLADEDHQVAEQFGVWKLKKNFGREYYGIERSTFILDKNGVLQREFRKVKVKGHVETALDFIREQLQ is encoded by the coding sequence ATGTCAGTAGAAATTGGTAAAAAAGTAGAAGATTTCACATTGCCAAATCAAGATGGTGAAAAGGTCAGTCTGTCCGATTTTCAAGGAAAGCATGTTGTCCTGTATTTTTACCCAAAGGATATGACCCCTGGCTGTACGACCGAGGCATGTGATTTTCGCGATGCTCATGAGAGTTTTAAAGAGCTTGATGCAGTAATTATTGGTGTTAGCCCGGACCCAGCAGCTTCTCACCAAAAGTTTATTGATAAATATGATTTACCGTTTATACTTTTAGCAGATGAAGACCATCAAGTAGCTGAACAATTTGGTGTTTGGAAGCTAAAGAAAAACTTTGGCAGAGAATATTATGGTATTGAACGCTCTACTTTTATTCTTGATAAGAACGGCGTATTACAAAGAGAATTTCGCAAGGTGAAAGTGAAGGGACATGTAGAAACTGCGTTAGATTTTATTCGTGAGCAGTTACAATAA
- the perR gene encoding peroxide-responsive transcriptional repressor PerR: MRVSENRLQEAINTLKESGVRITPQRHAVLEYLLNSTIHPTADDIYKALEGKFPNMSVATVYNNLRVLREVGLVRELTYGDSSSRFDCNTSDHYHIICNSCGKIVDFHYPSLDEVEALAEQVTGFKVSHHRMELYGVCEECQKTTKKKHIN; the protein is encoded by the coding sequence ATGAGGGTGTCTGAAAATCGATTACAGGAAGCGATTAATACATTAAAAGAATCAGGCGTCCGTATCACTCCACAACGACATGCGGTACTTGAGTATTTGCTCAATTCAACGATTCATCCAACAGCTGATGATATTTACAAGGCCTTAGAAGGAAAGTTTCCGAATATGAGTGTTGCAACCGTTTATAATAACTTGCGTGTATTGCGTGAAGTTGGCTTAGTCAGAGAGTTGACTTATGGCGATTCTTCAAGCAGATTTGATTGTAATACTTCAGATCATTATCATATTATTTGTAACTCATGTGGGAAAATTGTTGACTTTCACTATCCATCACTTGATGAGGTGGAGGCATTGGCTGAGCAGGTAACCGGTTTTAAAGTCAGTCATCACCGCATGGAATTGTATGGTGTTTGCGAAGAATGTCAGAAAACAACTAAAAAGAAACACATTAATTGA
- a CDS encoding ABC transporter permease, with the protein MTFKQFAFNNVKRNTRAYLSYFLSCMFAVIVFFMYAVVIFHPQIEKYDFVEVVRSGILVSEVIIYLFSSLFVLYSTATFIKSRKKEYGILTTLGISKSQLNRMLITENTIIGLASIIAGILVGALLTKLFLMIFSAILNTGEILPFYLSWKAIGITVALFFIMFEINSLLVVFTLRTKSIMEVFRGAKAPRKTPRFSWIISILAIAAVFYAYYLAYTADMFSILYRMFIILVLIIPGTYFLFTQFSIAFTSLLRKNKRFLYQNLNLLIISDLTYKLKDNARLLSMVAILSAVAFTSSGVLYGLFQSMEEETERFVPQDFSIITKGTENKELFEESIEKAEKIFTESFTPFESVITLPIQAKSQHKIGYWNDISFTVFSYADYKKMLQLNNLAVPNPPGNGYAFVLVDDIIRPSIDPVPKRLTFRIGNEQIEQNVTVFKNKTMNSTIYGMYTLVLPDATFKKYQQKGEQLLYYTAKIPNWEKHIKTVEKVQAAIAQEHIYIDSRASTYTGMKEGVSYLFFFGIFISVLFFLAAGSILYFRMYQEIDKDIKYYYSLYRIGLTNQEMRQIATRQLAFLFFLPFLIAVVHAGFAFKTLQNILVSSVLLPSIYIILFYFIVHFINFIFIRNIYISKLKRVM; encoded by the coding sequence ATGACCTTCAAACAATTCGCTTTTAATAATGTAAAGCGCAACACACGTGCCTATCTCAGCTACTTCTTAAGCTGTATGTTTGCGGTAATCGTCTTTTTTATGTATGCTGTCGTTATCTTTCATCCCCAAATAGAAAAATATGATTTTGTGGAAGTTGTTAGAAGCGGAATCCTTGTATCGGAGGTAATTATTTATCTTTTTTCTTCTTTATTTGTACTCTATTCTACTGCTACATTTATTAAATCACGTAAGAAAGAGTATGGAATCCTAACAACATTAGGTATTAGTAAATCTCAATTAAACCGGATGCTCATTACAGAAAATACAATTATCGGTCTTGCTTCTATTATTGCTGGTATTTTAGTCGGTGCTTTGCTAACAAAATTATTCTTAATGATATTTTCTGCCATTTTAAATACCGGGGAAATTCTGCCTTTTTATTTATCATGGAAAGCGATTGGCATTACCGTTGCATTGTTTTTTATAATGTTTGAAATAAATTCTTTACTCGTCGTCTTTACATTGCGTACAAAATCAATTATGGAAGTATTTCGAGGTGCTAAGGCTCCGCGAAAAACACCTCGCTTTTCATGGATAATAAGCATCTTGGCGATTGCTGCTGTTTTCTATGCCTATTATTTAGCGTATACAGCTGATATGTTTTCTATTTTATATCGGATGTTTATTATTTTAGTCTTAATTATTCCAGGTACCTACTTTTTATTTACGCAGTTTAGCATTGCCTTTACGAGTCTTTTACGTAAGAACAAAAGATTTCTCTATCAGAATTTGAATTTACTTATTATTTCCGATTTAACCTATAAATTAAAAGACAATGCGCGCTTACTTTCAATGGTCGCTATTTTAAGTGCTGTAGCCTTCACATCGTCCGGAGTTTTATATGGTTTATTTCAAAGTATGGAGGAAGAGACAGAGCGTTTTGTGCCTCAGGACTTTTCCATAATCACTAAGGGCACTGAGAATAAGGAACTGTTTGAAGAAAGTATTGAAAAGGCAGAAAAAATTTTCACAGAAAGTTTTACTCCTTTCGAGTCAGTTATAACTCTTCCAATACAAGCCAAGTCACAACATAAAATTGGTTATTGGAATGATATTTCGTTTACTGTTTTTTCGTATGCGGATTATAAAAAAATGCTGCAATTAAACAATCTAGCTGTACCAAATCCACCAGGCAACGGCTATGCCTTTGTACTTGTAGATGATATTATTCGCCCAAGTATAGATCCTGTTCCCAAAAGGCTAACATTTCGGATTGGAAATGAACAAATAGAACAAAACGTAACTGTATTTAAAAATAAAACAATGAATTCCACTATTTATGGAATGTATACACTTGTTCTACCTGATGCTACATTTAAAAAGTATCAACAAAAAGGGGAGCAGCTATTATACTACACAGCCAAAATACCGAACTGGGAGAAGCATATTAAAACAGTGGAAAAGGTACAAGCTGCCATAGCCCAAGAGCATATTTATATAGATTCAAGAGCGAGTACCTATACTGGTATGAAAGAGGGTGTGTCTTATCTTTTCTTTTTTGGTATATTTATTAGTGTCCTGTTCTTTTTAGCTGCTGGATCCATTCTTTACTTTCGAATGTATCAGGAAATTGATAAAGATATTAAATATTATTATTCCCTTTACCGAATCGGGTTGACGAACCAAGAAATGAGACAAATAGCTACAAGACAACTCGCTTTTTTATTTTTCTTGCCCTTTTTAATAGCTGTTGTTCATGCTGGTTTTGCATTTAAAACATTACAAAATATACTTGTTTCTTCGGTTCTTTTGCCAAGTATATATATCATTTTGTTTTATTTCATTGTTCATTTTATCAACTTTATCTTTATCCGAAATATTTATATTTCCAAGTTAAAAAGAGTCATGTAA
- a CDS encoding potassium channel family protein has translation MEYVVWFLIGAIVFILGKSLFDFIHGEQLQHYMRRRGFSLELFYVLIMIYCIVIIGFGLIYFVLSMQAPILVEHGELKQVSVFGSLMHSLYFSGVTILTIGYGDITPIGVGRLIAIVQALIGYILPTAFVLRLVQRHDQSRDQ, from the coding sequence ATGGAATATGTAGTATGGTTTCTCATTGGGGCAATTGTATTTATTTTAGGAAAAAGCTTATTCGATTTTATTCACGGTGAACAACTGCAACATTATATGAGGCGACGCGGTTTTTCTTTGGAATTATTTTATGTGTTAATAATGATTTACTGTATAGTTATTATTGGGTTCGGGCTTATTTATTTTGTATTGTCCATGCAAGCTCCAATTCTTGTAGAACATGGTGAACTGAAACAGGTAAGTGTCTTTGGTTCTTTAATGCATTCCCTTTATTTTAGTGGTGTAACGATATTAACGATTGGCTATGGGGATATCACCCCAATTGGAGTTGGCAGATTAATTGCAATTGTTCAAGCACTAATTGGCTATATATTACCTACTGCATTTGTTTTGCGTCTAGTACAACGCCATGATCAAAGTAGAGATCAATGA
- a CDS encoding sensor histidine kinase, with product MKDFLKDSLPFIFFFYIQLFIIIAIVQLFYGITSVPMSWDLITYLIILLTFCLSLFLVYRYYKLRDYYMTIKEDEENATWLPDPPTKLLATIKKQHDRQTNKYAEEIERLKQQKQMEFNFIQQWVHQMKTPVSVMHLTLQKEKFRMSQEFLHSMHEELERMQQGLNLALYQSRLQKFDRDFQAQQIVLKELIKEVIQDFKSSFIRNQVFPDLSIDEDFIVTTDSKWLRFVISQAVSNAIKYSKPDSSHVYFRAKAADKQIVLQITDTGHGIPSQDLDRVFDPFFTGLNGRKFRESTGMGLYLSKQICTELGHDLTISSEEGKGTTISIHFHLN from the coding sequence ATGAAAGATTTTCTAAAAGATAGCCTGCCATTTATTTTTTTCTTTTATATCCAGCTTTTCATTATCATCGCAATCGTTCAACTGTTTTATGGCATTACTTCAGTACCAATGAGTTGGGATTTAATTACCTATTTAATCATCCTACTAACATTCTGTTTATCTTTATTTTTAGTATACCGATATTATAAACTTCGTGATTATTACATGACCATTAAGGAAGATGAAGAAAATGCCACATGGTTACCAGACCCACCAACTAAATTATTGGCAACTATAAAAAAACAGCATGATAGGCAAACAAACAAATATGCAGAAGAAATAGAACGCTTAAAACAGCAAAAGCAAATGGAGTTTAATTTCATTCAACAATGGGTGCATCAAATGAAAACTCCCGTCTCCGTGATGCATTTAACTTTGCAAAAAGAAAAATTTCGAATGTCGCAAGAGTTTTTACACAGTATGCATGAAGAATTAGAACGAATGCAGCAAGGGTTAAACTTAGCGTTATATCAATCACGATTGCAAAAATTTGATCGTGATTTCCAGGCACAGCAAATCGTCTTAAAGGAACTTATTAAAGAGGTAATTCAAGACTTTAAATCAAGCTTTATTCGCAATCAAGTTTTTCCAGATTTATCAATTGATGAAGATTTTATCGTGACAACCGATTCCAAGTGGTTACGCTTTGTAATAAGTCAGGCAGTTTCGAATGCAATTAAATATTCAAAGCCGGATTCTTCGCATGTTTATTTCAGAGCAAAAGCAGCGGATAAACAAATTGTGTTGCAAATAACGGACACCGGTCACGGAATACCAAGTCAGGACCTTGATCGGGTTTTTGATCCTTTTTTCACAGGATTGAATGGCAGGAAGTTCCGTGAATCAACAGGAATGGGACTTTATTTATCCAAACAAATTTGTACAGAGCTTGGTCATGACTTAACTATTTCTTCAGAGGAAGGAAAGGGAACGACTATTTCTATTCATTTTCACCTAAACTAA
- a CDS encoding YgzB family protein, translated as MSQIVYSSKINKIRSFALILIFAGIILMYIGILVKRIEWLMIIFFILGVLAVVLSCVVYLWIGTLSLKAVPIICPSCEKPTKMLGRVDACMHCKQPLTMDKNLEGKEFDERYNSKRYRKEIKAKKENNMH; from the coding sequence ATGTCGCAAATCGTCTATTCTAGTAAAATAAATAAAATCAGATCATTTGCCTTAATTCTTATTTTTGCAGGTATTATACTTATGTATATAGGAATATTAGTCAAACGGATTGAATGGTTAATGATTATCTTCTTTATCCTTGGTGTATTAGCAGTTGTATTAAGCTGCGTTGTTTACCTATGGATCGGGACATTATCTTTAAAAGCAGTGCCGATTATTTGTCCCAGCTGCGAGAAGCCTACAAAAATGCTTGGACGAGTAGATGCTTGTATGCACTGCAAACAACCGTTAACAATGGATAAAAATTTAGAAGGTAAAGAGTTTGATGAAAGGTACAATTCTAAACGTTATCGGAAAGAGATAAAAGCAAAAAAAGAAAATAATATGCACTAA
- a CDS encoding response regulator transcription factor produces MKKVFLVEDDKKIADLLKDYLEKYEYDIQLVKEFDQILEEFQAFDPHLVLLDINLPSFDGFYWCRKIRSVSNCPIIFISARDSGMDQVLAIENGGDDYITKPFNFDVVQAKIKGIMRRIYGEYAISKQADILEINGLTLHLTTMEISLNTEKVLLTKNEFILLKAFMDHLNQVLSRTYLLEMLWDDEHFVDDNTLSVNITRVRKKLEDIGVNQSIQTVRGAGYKMIDTWSESI; encoded by the coding sequence ATGAAAAAAGTATTTCTTGTTGAAGATGATAAAAAAATAGCTGATTTGTTGAAGGATTATTTGGAAAAATATGAGTATGATATTCAACTTGTAAAAGAGTTTGATCAAATTTTAGAGGAATTCCAAGCATTTGACCCTCACCTTGTCTTACTCGATATTAATCTACCTAGCTTTGATGGCTTCTATTGGTGTCGTAAAATCCGCAGTGTATCGAATTGTCCCATCATTTTTATTTCCGCACGGGATTCGGGAATGGATCAGGTTTTGGCAATTGAAAATGGCGGTGATGATTACATTACGAAACCATTCAATTTTGATGTTGTTCAGGCAAAAATAAAAGGAATTATGCGTAGAATCTACGGAGAATATGCAATTAGTAAACAGGCTGATATACTGGAAATTAACGGACTTACCCTACATTTAACGACAATGGAAATCAGCCTAAACACGGAGAAAGTACTGCTTACAAAAAATGAATTTATTTTGCTAAAAGCTTTTATGGATCACCTTAATCAAGTATTATCACGAACCTATTTATTGGAAATGCTATGGGATGATGAACATTTTGTCGATGACAACACGCTATCTGTCAATATTACCAGGGTTAGGAAAAAACTTGAAGACATCGGTGTAAACCAAAGCATTCAAACCGTACGAGGGGCAGGTTATAAAATGATTGATACATGGAGTGAAAGTATATGA
- a CDS encoding nucleotidyltransferase-like protein, producing MENFLRSIYQQHASDLKTLGILVLERTKPNSHITDNFDVILLIIVQDADSKWCAKHYEFANKTCALHIVDERLLMKWIDTSGYRSAVEWIIYGKILFDRNEFVFNLKEQLRDFPDKKRDLRKAIEFGKLVKSYNEAKELFEMQQYMDANSKILYSLHYLARLAVIEKGHYPEVTVWSQIKQIDVEVYKLYEEFIESKEALKKRIQLMLLAMDYIIKKRAEVSVKHLLDVMGIEYAWSYAELKARPEIQPYSLDLSAIIAYLVEKRIVYSVKEATKGEGVYHRKYKLKK from the coding sequence ATGGAAAATTTTCTGAGATCAATTTACCAGCAACATGCTAGCGATTTGAAAACTCTTGGTATATTAGTGTTAGAAAGAACGAAACCAAATAGCCACATTACTGATAATTTTGATGTGATTTTATTAATAATTGTTCAAGATGCTGACTCCAAATGGTGTGCTAAACATTATGAATTTGCCAATAAAACTTGTGCACTTCATATTGTTGATGAACGACTTTTAATGAAGTGGATTGATACAAGTGGTTATCGAAGTGCGGTTGAATGGATCATATATGGAAAGATTTTATTTGATAGAAATGAATTTGTTTTTAATTTAAAAGAGCAATTACGTGATTTTCCTGATAAAAAGAGAGATTTGCGAAAAGCGATTGAATTTGGAAAGCTGGTAAAAAGTTATAATGAAGCAAAAGAGCTTTTTGAAATGCAACAATATATGGATGCGAATAGTAAAATACTCTACTCTCTGCATTATTTAGCTAGACTGGCTGTAATTGAAAAAGGTCATTATCCTGAAGTAACTGTTTGGAGCCAAATAAAACAAATTGATGTTGAAGTTTATAAATTGTATGAAGAGTTTATTGAAAGTAAGGAAGCATTGAAAAAACGAATACAACTCATGTTGCTGGCAATGGATTATATCATAAAAAAGCGAGCGGAGGTATCTGTTAAGCATTTATTAGACGTGATGGGCATAGAGTATGCTTGGTCTTATGCTGAATTAAAAGCACGGCCGGAAATTCAGCCATATTCATTAGATCTATCAGCAATTATTGCTTATTTAGTAGAAAAGAGGATTGTTTATTCTGTAAAAGAAGCGACAAAGGGAGAAGGGGTTTACCATAGGAAATATAAATTAAAGAAGTAA
- a CDS encoding ABC transporter ATP-binding protein, whose product MYVLKAENLSKTYGSKRGISYEALHQFNLTVSQCEFIGIMGPSGSGKTTLLNLLSTLDTPTSGKVMINEKTVTSLPHYKLAKFRRQEMGFIFQDFNLLETLTIGENILLPLTLNKVPVKEMNKKLTSITKQLGIDDIIDKRIMEVSGGQMQRAAIARALIHKPSIIFADEPTGNLDSKASLQVMEALSRLQSEQQTATLMVTHDPFAASFCQRVIFIKDGRLYNEIHRGNNRQNFFQDILNMQSLLGGNLNDLQTIRF is encoded by the coding sequence ATGTACGTACTAAAAGCAGAAAACTTATCCAAAACATATGGCAGCAAACGGGGGATTTCATATGAAGCACTACACCAATTCAATCTCACTGTTAGTCAATGTGAATTTATAGGAATCATGGGACCTTCAGGCAGTGGCAAAACTACATTATTAAACTTACTATCGACTCTCGATACACCTACTTCTGGAAAAGTGATGATTAATGAAAAAACAGTTACATCTCTTCCTCATTATAAATTGGCTAAGTTTAGGAGACAGGAAATGGGATTTATTTTTCAGGATTTTAATTTGCTGGAAACCTTAACCATTGGTGAAAATATTTTGCTCCCTTTAACATTGAATAAAGTACCTGTGAAGGAAATGAACAAGAAACTCACCTCCATAACAAAGCAACTGGGTATTGATGATATTATTGACAAACGAATCATGGAGGTCTCCGGTGGACAAATGCAACGAGCAGCGATTGCTAGAGCACTAATTCATAAGCCTTCTATCATATTTGCTGATGAACCTACCGGAAATTTGGATTCCAAAGCTTCCTTACAAGTGATGGAAGCATTGAGTAGACTGCAAAGTGAGCAACAAACGGCTACATTAATGGTAACTCACGATCCATTTGCAGCTAGTTTCTGTCAACGAGTCATCTTTATTAAAGATGGGAGATTGTATAATGAAATTCATCGAGGCAATAACCGTCAAAACTTTTTTCAAGACATTTTAAATATGCAATCCTTGTTGGGAGGAAATTTGAATGACCTTCAAACAATTCGCTTTTAA